The proteins below are encoded in one region of Methanosarcina barkeri 3:
- a CDS encoding DUF3344 domain-containing protein: protein MDTGKKIFIIGLLGTVLLLLFFFSGNRGWQGDGIPPYTIAEGVVRGEVYVDGGHGYTGENPYLQYFKLPSGDIKYARLYVPVWNSKSGNSIRVTVNGKDLTIMQEPDYVSAWGVGLYCIETNNSLHSGMNEVSISPEIPGGGPYGTTLVAVCENRSMSPVKFWINEGNYALAYTNNKDNVTSTFEGTSPGKNSSLYTMVVAGTEGEKDELYFDSMNIGSDIFRSAQGKYFDLFSTSVSPQSTESSLCFERGDEGYLHPCVAVLVSESGSNDEYLKLHEQKNAEGEQVPLPVIIVCLLACLAIAIRFRKR from the coding sequence TTGGACACTGGGAAGAAAATCTTCATAATAGGGCTGCTTGGAACTGTACTTTTACTTCTTTTTTTCTTCTCTGGAAATAGAGGTTGGCAGGGAGACGGTATTCCTCCGTATACGATTGCAGAAGGAGTTGTCAGAGGAGAAGTCTATGTTGACGGAGGACACGGCTATACTGGAGAAAACCCTTATCTCCAGTATTTTAAACTGCCCTCCGGGGACATCAAATACGCCAGACTTTACGTACCTGTATGGAATTCTAAAAGTGGGAACAGTATCCGTGTAACGGTCAACGGAAAGGATCTGACAATAATGCAAGAGCCGGATTATGTTTCGGCCTGGGGAGTCGGGCTCTATTGTATAGAAACTAACAATTCTCTCCATTCCGGAATGAATGAGGTTTCGATCTCGCCTGAAATTCCGGGAGGTGGACCTTATGGCACTACCCTGGTAGCTGTTTGTGAGAACAGGTCCATGTCTCCGGTCAAGTTCTGGATCAACGAGGGTAACTATGCTCTTGCGTATACAAATAATAAAGATAATGTAACGAGTACCTTTGAAGGCACGTCCCCTGGAAAAAATTCAAGCCTCTATACAATGGTTGTAGCAGGTACTGAAGGAGAAAAAGATGAACTGTATTTCGATTCTATGAATATCGGAAGCGATATTTTCAGGTCTGCTCAGGGAAAGTACTTTGACCTTTTTTCAACTTCAGTCTCACCGCAGAGTACGGAAAGTTCTCTTTGCTTTGAGAGGGGAGATGAAGGCTATTTGCATCCCTGTGTTGCAGTCCTTGTTTCCGAATCGGGATCAAATGACGAGTACCTAAAATTGCATGAGCAAAAAAATGCGGAAGGTGAACAGGTACCTCTTCCAGTAATAATTGTCTGTCTTCTGGCTTGCCTTGCTATTGCCATAAGGTTTAGGAAGAGATAA